Proteins from a single region of Sphingomonas swuensis:
- a CDS encoding putative DNA modification/repair radical SAM protein, producing MAQLDTREKLGILADAAKYDASCASSGTSKRNSVGGKGIGSTEGMGICHAYAPDGRCISLLKILLTNSCIFDCHYCINRKSSNVRRARFTAQEVVNLTLAFYKRNYIEGLFLSSGIIASSNYTMEQLVEVARSLREDHDFRGYIHLKTIPDADPELVQKAGLYADRVSINVELPTAPGLKRLAPEKSVGQIEGAMAGMKGAIEDGRDAKKKYKSAPSFAPAGQSTQMIVGADAATDSDIVAKASTLYDRFSLRRVYYSAFSPIPDASAVLPLQRPPLMREHRLYQSDWLMRFYGFKPDEVVSAAGDDGMLPLDIDPKLAWALKFREYFPVDVNKATKEQLLRVPGLGTKAVSRILSSRRFRTFTLDDVARLTVSVAKIRPFIVTSDWRPTLLTDKADLKRWIKPEKSQMELFAA from the coding sequence ATGGCGCAGCTCGACACTCGCGAGAAGCTTGGGATCCTCGCGGACGCGGCGAAATATGATGCGAGTTGCGCGTCGTCGGGCACCTCCAAGCGCAACAGCGTCGGCGGAAAGGGCATCGGCTCGACCGAAGGCATGGGGATCTGCCACGCCTATGCGCCCGACGGTCGCTGCATCAGCCTGCTCAAGATCCTGCTGACCAACAGCTGCATCTTCGATTGCCATTATTGCATCAACCGCAAGAGCTCGAACGTGCGGCGGGCGCGGTTCACGGCGCAGGAAGTGGTGAACCTCACCCTCGCCTTCTACAAGCGCAACTATATCGAGGGACTGTTCCTCTCCTCGGGGATCATCGCTTCGTCCAACTACACGATGGAGCAATTGGTCGAGGTCGCGCGCAGCCTTCGCGAGGACCATGACTTCCGTGGCTACATCCACCTCAAGACCATCCCCGATGCCGATCCCGAGCTGGTGCAGAAGGCCGGGCTCTACGCGGACCGCGTGTCGATCAACGTCGAGCTTCCGACCGCGCCCGGGCTGAAGCGGCTCGCCCCCGAGAAGAGCGTCGGCCAGATCGAGGGCGCGATGGCCGGCATGAAGGGCGCGATCGAGGACGGGCGCGACGCCAAGAAGAAGTACAAGTCGGCGCCGAGCTTCGCGCCGGCCGGGCAGTCGACCCAGATGATCGTCGGGGCGGACGCGGCGACCGACAGCGACATCGTCGCCAAGGCGAGCACGCTCTACGACCGCTTCAGCCTTCGCCGGGTCTATTATTCGGCCTTCTCGCCGATCCCCGATGCGAGTGCGGTGCTGCCCTTGCAACGTCCGCCCCTGATGCGGGAGCACCGCCTCTACCAGTCCGACTGGCTGATGCGCTTCTATGGGTTCAAGCCCGATGAGGTGGTGAGCGCGGCGGGCGATGACGGAATGCTGCCGCTCGACATCGACCCCAAGCTCGCCTGGGCACTCAAGTTTCGCGAATACTTCCCGGTCGACGTCAACAAGGCGACGAAGGAGCAGTTGCTGCGGGTGCCAGGGCTCGGGACCAAGGCCGTGTCGCGAATCCTGAGCTCGCGTCGCTTCCGCACGTTCACCCTCGACGACGTGGCTCGGCTGACGGTGAGCGTCGCCAAGATCCGGCCTTTCATCGTGACCAGCGACTGGCGCCCGACGCTGCTGACCGACAAGGCCGACCTCAAGCGCTGGATCAAGCCCGAGAAGAGCCAGATGGAGCTGTTCGCCGCATGA
- a CDS encoding UdgX family uracil-DNA binding protein (This protein belongs to the uracil DNA glycosylase superfamily, members of which act in excision repair of DNA. However, it belongs more specifically to UdgX branch, whose founding member was found to bind uracil in DNA (where it does not belong), without cleaving it, appears to promote DNA repair by a pathway involving RecA, rather than base excision.) yields the protein MSDANGRCGNPADLFDRRHGVSGSAGVLLPDGPQIDPLKITLDQPDDFDGWREAARELVMAGVPPMGVVWQVAGEDGELFGSEGAAPPSSGQPMFSVPKPFIDMAKAAICHSEPQRFALLYTLLWKLKANRRALEDRADPLVDRLEKLAKEVRRDAHKMHAFVRFREVAEDGTTRFVAFFEPDHHIVRREAGFFVRRFATMRWSILTPELSIHWDPASEILSEGPGANRSQAPDGDPLEDMWRTYYSSIFNPARLKVKAMLKEMPKKYWKNMPETALVAPLIAGARARELEMIERAQAAPRPGGNLEAAWAALREEAMHCTRCDLFRCGTQTVFGEGPLDPRIFFVGEQPGDQEDLAGRPFVGPAGQLFDAALEKAGIDRSTTYVTNAVKHFKFVLRGKKRIHARPDTAEIDACKWWQEQERALIRPPLTVALGATAARSLTGKTVTISKVRDAPLLLADGSECWVTVHPSFLLRIPEEDRRQEERARFVEDLQRIRARSEELAG from the coding sequence ATGAGCGACGCCAACGGGCGGTGCGGCAATCCCGCCGACCTGTTCGACCGGCGCCACGGAGTGAGCGGCAGTGCGGGCGTGCTGCTGCCCGACGGGCCGCAGATCGACCCGCTCAAGATCACCCTCGACCAGCCCGACGATTTCGACGGCTGGCGCGAGGCGGCGCGCGAGCTGGTCATGGCCGGCGTGCCGCCCATGGGCGTGGTTTGGCAGGTCGCTGGCGAGGACGGCGAGCTGTTCGGAAGCGAGGGCGCGGCGCCGCCTTCTTCGGGCCAGCCGATGTTCTCGGTGCCCAAGCCGTTCATCGACATGGCCAAGGCGGCGATCTGCCATTCGGAGCCGCAGCGCTTTGCCCTGCTCTACACCCTGCTGTGGAAATTGAAGGCCAATCGCCGGGCGCTTGAGGATCGCGCCGACCCTCTTGTCGACCGGCTCGAGAAGCTCGCCAAGGAAGTGCGGCGTGACGCGCACAAGATGCACGCCTTCGTCCGCTTCCGCGAGGTGGCGGAGGATGGCACCACGCGCTTCGTCGCCTTCTTCGAGCCCGACCATCATATCGTCCGGCGCGAGGCGGGCTTCTTCGTCCGCCGCTTCGCCACCATGCGCTGGTCGATCCTCACGCCCGAGCTGTCGATCCACTGGGATCCGGCGAGCGAGATCCTGAGCGAGGGACCCGGCGCCAACCGCTCGCAGGCGCCCGACGGCGATCCGCTCGAGGACATGTGGCGGACCTATTATTCGAGCATCTTCAACCCGGCGCGCCTCAAGGTGAAGGCGATGCTCAAGGAGATGCCCAAGAAATATTGGAAGAACATGCCCGAGACGGCGCTGGTCGCGCCGCTGATCGCGGGCGCTCGGGCACGGGAGCTGGAGATGATCGAACGCGCACAGGCGGCCCCGCGACCCGGTGGCAACCTCGAAGCGGCCTGGGCCGCGCTGCGCGAGGAGGCGATGCACTGCACCCGCTGCGACCTGTTCCGCTGCGGCACCCAGACGGTGTTCGGCGAGGGCCCGCTCGACCCGCGCATCTTCTTCGTTGGAGAGCAGCCGGGCGATCAGGAGGATCTCGCCGGACGGCCGTTCGTGGGCCCGGCCGGGCAATTGTTCGACGCGGCACTGGAGAAGGCGGGGATCGACCGCTCGACCACCTACGTCACCAATGCGGTCAAGCATTTCAAGTTCGTGCTGCGCGGCAAGAAGCGCATCCATGCGCGCCCCGACACCGCCGAGATCGACGCCTGCAAATGGTGGCAGGAGCAGGAGCGCGCGCTGATCCGGCCGCCGCTGACCGTCGCGCTCGGAGCCACCGCTGCCCGCTCGCTGACCGGCAAGACGGTGACCATCAGCAAGGTGCGCGACGCACCCCTGCTGCTGGCCGATGGCAGCGAATGCTGGGTGACGGTGCACCCGAGCTTCCTGCTCCGCATTCCCGAAGAGGATCGCCGGCAGGAGGAGCGCGCACGCTTCGTCGAGGATCTGCAACGGATCCGGGCGCGGAGCGAGGAACTGGCGGGCTAG
- a CDS encoding TonB-dependent siderophore receptor yields the protein MRTVARALAGATLLVVPASSVLAAEVVAIGTATTAEEQAAQVVTVTGKRDEYGVKSTVTGTRTNTLVRDIPQAISVVSEAQIEDQSLRSVADLLLFVPGATPGTGEANRDQLTLRGNNTTADFFVDGIRDDAQYFRDFYNLDRVEVLKGPNAMIFGRGGGGGIINRVTKRAGVKDSQQFILSHDSEGGTRLTADDSLRLTGALGLRVNGVYEKGDSFRRDVDLKRYGINPTIGWQPGADTRVDLSYEYFHDRRTTDRGVPSLNGRPIKGYDRDFFGDPSNSVSDADVQIATLAVEQKFGEALLLRHRTQLADYDKYYVNVFPSSNANSGTVAIGAYNSRNDRRNLISQTDLVWDGRIAGIDQTWLVGVELGRQKSRNQRLSGRFLNDLGAVDASLGRVSLADTTVERRIDFFRSATDADNRTRATVAAGYVQTQLRPADWIELVAGLRYDRFKLRVTDERTTVPTFGRTDRLVSPRVGLVLKPRRDLSLYTSFSRSFLPQSGDQFSGLTQTSEALKPERFDNMEVGAKWELLDGLLATAALYQLDRSNTQSPNPVVGLPPLLTGATRTRGLELGLERSIASRLQVSAGYALQDSEILRTTASAPAGRKVPLVPRHSFSLWSKYQFSKPLAAGLGLLARSKSTASLGGTGAVSTATVLPGYARIDGALFYKLAPGIEAQLNVENLTNRDYFPTAHNDNNIAPGAPRTARLSLKAEF from the coding sequence TTGCGTACCGTTGCTCGCGCCCTTGCTGGCGCCACCCTCCTCGTTGTGCCCGCTTCCTCGGTCCTCGCCGCGGAAGTCGTCGCAATCGGCACCGCGACCACCGCCGAGGAGCAGGCCGCGCAAGTGGTCACCGTCACCGGCAAGCGCGACGAATATGGGGTGAAATCGACCGTCACCGGTACCAGGACCAACACGCTGGTGCGCGACATTCCGCAGGCGATCTCGGTCGTGTCGGAAGCGCAGATCGAGGACCAGTCGCTGCGCTCGGTCGCCGACCTCCTGCTGTTCGTCCCCGGCGCGACCCCGGGCACCGGCGAGGCCAATCGCGACCAGCTGACTCTGCGCGGCAACAACACCACCGCCGACTTCTTCGTCGACGGGATCCGCGACGACGCGCAATATTTCCGCGACTTCTACAATCTCGACCGTGTCGAGGTGCTCAAGGGCCCCAATGCGATGATCTTCGGCCGTGGGGGCGGCGGCGGGATCATCAACCGCGTCACCAAGCGCGCCGGCGTCAAGGACAGCCAGCAATTCATCCTCAGCCATGACAGCGAGGGCGGTACGCGCCTCACCGCCGACGACAGCCTGCGCCTCACCGGCGCGCTCGGGCTCCGGGTCAACGGTGTCTACGAGAAGGGCGACAGCTTCCGCCGCGACGTCGACCTCAAGCGCTACGGCATCAACCCGACGATCGGCTGGCAGCCCGGCGCCGACACACGGGTCGACCTGTCCTACGAATATTTCCACGACCGCCGGACCACCGACCGCGGCGTGCCCTCGCTGAACGGGCGCCCGATCAAGGGCTACGACCGCGACTTCTTCGGCGATCCGTCGAACAGCGTCTCCGACGCCGACGTCCAGATCGCCACGCTCGCGGTCGAGCAGAAGTTCGGCGAAGCGCTGCTGCTCCGCCACCGCACCCAGTTGGCCGACTACGACAAGTACTATGTCAACGTCTTCCCGAGCTCGAACGCGAATAGCGGAACGGTCGCGATCGGCGCCTACAACAGCCGCAACGATCGCCGGAACCTCATCAGCCAGACCGACCTCGTGTGGGACGGCCGCATCGCAGGGATCGACCAGACTTGGCTCGTCGGGGTCGAGCTCGGCCGCCAGAAGAGCCGTAACCAGCGGCTGAGCGGGCGCTTCCTCAATGACCTCGGCGCGGTCGACGCAAGCCTCGGCCGGGTCAGCCTGGCCGACACGACGGTCGAGCGCCGGATCGACTTCTTCCGCTCGGCCACCGACGCCGACAACCGGACCCGTGCCACCGTCGCCGCCGGCTATGTCCAGACCCAGCTTCGTCCTGCCGACTGGATCGAGCTGGTCGCCGGCCTGCGCTACGATCGCTTCAAGCTGCGCGTCACCGACGAGAGGACCACCGTTCCGACCTTTGGCCGCACCGACCGCCTGGTCTCCCCGCGGGTCGGGCTCGTCCTCAAGCCGCGCCGCGACCTGTCGCTCTACACCAGCTTCTCGCGCTCGTTCCTGCCGCAGTCGGGTGACCAGTTCTCGGGCCTGACGCAGACAAGCGAGGCGCTGAAGCCCGAGCGGTTCGACAATATGGAGGTCGGCGCCAAGTGGGAGCTGCTCGATGGCCTCCTCGCCACCGCCGCGCTCTACCAGCTCGACCGCAGCAATACCCAGTCGCCCAACCCTGTCGTCGGGCTTCCGCCGCTGCTGACCGGCGCGACCCGCACCCGCGGGCTCGAGCTCGGCCTCGAGCGGAGCATCGCCTCGCGCCTCCAGGTCTCGGCCGGCTATGCGCTGCAGGACAGCGAGATCCTCCGCACCACCGCCTCGGCGCCCGCCGGGCGCAAGGTTCCCCTGGTGCCGCGACACAGCTTCTCGCTCTGGTCCAAGTATCAGTTCAGCAAGCCGCTCGCCGCCGGCCTCGGCCTGCTCGCCCGCTCGAAGAGCACCGCTTCGCTCGGCGGCACCGGCGCGGTTAGCACCGCGACCGTGCTACCCGGCTACGCCCGCATCGACGGCGCGCTTTTCTACAAGCTCGCCCCCGGCATTGAGGCGCAGCTCAACGTCGAGAACCTCACCAACCGCGACTATTTCCCGACCGCGCACAACGACAACAACATCGCTCCCGGCGCTCCGCGCACAGCGCGGCTGAGCCTCAAGGCGGAGTTCTGA
- a CDS encoding chromosome segregation SMC family protein, whose translation MRFRRLKLTGFKSFVEPADLRIEPGLTGVVGPNGCGKSNLLEALRWVMGEGSPKSLRGGGMEDVIFAGTAQRPPRDFAEVSLLVESSADGESEVTRRIERGAGSAYRIDGRDVRQKDVALLFADAATGAHSPALVSQNRIGALISAKPAERRAMLEEAAGIAGLHVRRKDAEQKLRATETNLQRLDELLGDQEIRAAALRRQARAAERYRALTDRIRLSEGRLIYRRWAEADAAAREAGVEADRAAREVEALTAGLGRAQAAQQVAAGLVAERRQAATRAREEGQELAHKLATTRAALDTARHRLVELERSAGQLDAERTREQALSADATQAMAALAAEQEAIAARLADSTDHQARLTDQLRGAEEQARAAEAALAGLLTREAALRAERQVALAALNAARSHAARLADEARRLEDQLGRLGDGADHSARRDQAAARAAEASAKAASAEQAIAAAEQERGKAAEARNLAEAALAEARAAHAAATSEAEALRRALSQGKGSGVLASITVASGYEKALAAALGDDLGAPVGSAGERGWAGVEPSPYDPPLADGLVPLATLVTAPPELARRLAQVGVADADDGQPLAAGQRLVTRDGRLRRWDGFVSSGSGAAAAERLERANRLAALDDRLPELRGRFDAATREREEALARVTAVATAADRARAELLAAENTARQARRDEDAAAAALERHEEQRASLRQRREELAPVLDASANSVAQAEAVLAALPAQDALAGELADARAIAAERGRSVADHRAELATAARSAASDRDRQLAAAREQSAWDERSRTAMQRIAGAERRAEELASEATALAGEPERLAAQVAAHEQELQGSSAAIGAALAAEREAEAALADVGKALAQANEAMALARERRAAAATRAEAQALRRIEYGRVCGEKFECPPPLLPGKLGFAPDDLADSVEESQSLERLTAERERIGPVNLVAEQELAELDEARTQGAAERDELTQAIHRLRGSIGSLNREGRLRLLDAFEQVDRHFRSLFTTLFDGGQAHLALIDSDDPLEAGLEIMAQPPGKRLSALSLLSGGEQALTAVALIFALFLTKPSPICVLDEVDAPLDDANVERFCDLLVRMTAETDTRYLIVTHNAVTMSRMHRLYGVTMVEKGVSRIVSVDLGGAEELLAAE comes from the coding sequence GTGCGGTTTCGCCGCCTCAAGCTGACCGGCTTCAAGAGCTTCGTCGAACCGGCCGATCTTCGGATCGAGCCGGGGCTGACGGGCGTCGTTGGGCCCAATGGCTGCGGCAAGTCGAACCTGCTCGAGGCGCTCCGCTGGGTGATGGGCGAGGGCAGTCCCAAGTCGCTTCGCGGCGGCGGGATGGAGGACGTGATCTTCGCCGGCACCGCGCAGCGCCCGCCGCGCGATTTCGCCGAGGTCTCGCTCTTGGTCGAAAGCTCGGCTGACGGCGAGAGCGAGGTCACCCGCCGGATCGAGCGCGGCGCCGGTTCTGCCTACCGGATCGACGGCCGCGACGTTCGCCAGAAGGACGTCGCCCTGCTGTTCGCCGACGCGGCGACCGGCGCCCACTCTCCCGCTCTGGTCAGCCAGAACCGGATCGGCGCGCTCATCTCGGCCAAGCCCGCAGAGCGAAGGGCGATGCTCGAGGAAGCGGCCGGGATTGCCGGCCTCCACGTCCGCCGCAAGGATGCCGAGCAGAAGCTCCGCGCGACCGAGACCAACCTCCAGCGGCTCGACGAATTGCTCGGCGACCAGGAAATCCGCGCCGCCGCGCTCCGTCGCCAGGCCCGCGCCGCGGAGCGCTATCGGGCGCTGACCGACCGGATCCGGTTGAGCGAGGGCCGGCTGATCTACCGCCGCTGGGCCGAGGCCGATGCCGCCGCCCGCGAGGCCGGGGTCGAAGCCGATCGCGCCGCTCGCGAAGTGGAGGCGCTGACCGCCGGACTCGGGCGCGCCCAGGCCGCGCAGCAGGTCGCCGCCGGGCTGGTCGCGGAGCGGCGGCAGGCGGCGACCCGCGCCCGCGAGGAAGGGCAGGAGCTCGCCCACAAGCTCGCCACCACCCGCGCCGCGCTCGACACCGCCCGCCACCGTCTGGTCGAGCTCGAGCGCAGCGCCGGGCAGCTCGACGCCGAGCGCACGCGCGAGCAGGCGCTGTCCGCCGACGCGACCCAGGCGATGGCCGCCCTCGCTGCCGAACAAGAGGCCATCGCGGCGCGACTTGCCGACTCTACCGATCACCAGGCGCGACTGACCGACCAGTTGCGCGGCGCCGAGGAACAGGCTCGGGCGGCCGAGGCGGCGCTCGCCGGTCTCCTGACCCGCGAAGCCGCACTCCGCGCCGAGCGGCAGGTCGCGCTCGCCGCGCTCAATGCGGCGCGCAGCCATGCGGCACGGCTCGCCGACGAGGCTCGCCGGCTCGAGGACCAGCTGGGCCGCCTCGGCGACGGTGCCGACCACTCCGCCCGCCGTGACCAGGCCGCGGCGCGCGCGGCCGAGGCTTCCGCCAAGGCGGCCAGCGCCGAGCAGGCGATCGCCGCCGCCGAGCAGGAGCGCGGGAAGGCCGCCGAGGCACGCAACCTTGCCGAGGCCGCGCTCGCCGAAGCCCGCGCCGCCCATGCCGCTGCGACCAGCGAGGCCGAGGCGCTTCGCCGTGCGCTCAGCCAAGGCAAGGGCTCGGGCGTCCTTGCCAGCATCACGGTCGCGTCGGGCTACGAGAAGGCCTTGGCCGCCGCGCTCGGCGACGATCTCGGCGCCCCGGTCGGAAGCGCGGGCGAGCGCGGCTGGGCGGGGGTCGAGCCCTCGCCCTACGATCCCCCGCTGGCCGACGGTCTTGTCCCCCTCGCAACCCTGGTCACCGCGCCACCCGAGCTTGCCCGCCGCCTCGCCCAGGTCGGGGTCGCCGACGCCGACGACGGACAGCCGCTCGCCGCGGGGCAGCGGCTGGTGACCCGCGACGGCCGGCTTCGCCGCTGGGACGGATTCGTCAGCAGCGGAAGCGGCGCCGCCGCGGCCGAGCGGCTCGAGCGCGCCAATCGCCTCGCCGCGCTCGACGACAGGCTCCCTGAACTTCGTGGGCGATTCGATGCGGCCACCCGCGAGCGCGAGGAGGCGCTTGCCAGGGTGACCGCCGTCGCCACGGCCGCCGACCGGGCCCGGGCCGAGCTGCTCGCCGCGGAAAACACCGCTCGCCAGGCCCGCCGCGACGAGGACGCCGCCGCCGCCGCGCTCGAGCGGCACGAGGAACAGCGTGCTTCACTTCGCCAGCGCCGCGAGGAGCTCGCCCCCGTGCTCGACGCCTCGGCGAACTCGGTCGCGCAGGCCGAGGCGGTGCTTGCCGCGCTGCCCGCGCAGGACGCGCTTGCCGGCGAACTCGCCGACGCCCGCGCGATTGCCGCCGAGCGCGGTCGCTCGGTCGCCGATCACCGCGCCGAACTCGCAACTGCCGCGCGCTCCGCTGCCAGCGATCGTGACCGCCAGCTTGCCGCTGCCCGCGAGCAGTCGGCGTGGGACGAGCGCTCCCGCACGGCGATGCAGCGGATCGCCGGCGCTGAGCGCCGCGCCGAGGAGCTGGCAAGCGAGGCCACGGCGCTCGCGGGCGAACCCGAGCGGCTCGCCGCACAGGTCGCCGCCCACGAGCAGGAGCTGCAGGGTTCGAGCGCGGCGATCGGCGCGGCGCTTGCCGCCGAGCGCGAGGCCGAGGCCGCGCTCGCCGACGTCGGCAAGGCGCTCGCCCAGGCCAACGAGGCGATGGCTCTGGCTCGTGAGCGGCGCGCCGCCGCGGCAACCCGGGCCGAGGCGCAGGCCCTGCGGCGGATCGAATATGGCCGGGTCTGCGGCGAGAAGTTCGAATGCCCCCCGCCGCTGCTTCCCGGAAAGCTAGGCTTCGCGCCCGACGACCTCGCCGACTCGGTCGAGGAAAGCCAGTCGCTCGAACGCCTGACCGCCGAGCGCGAGCGGATCGGGCCGGTCAACCTCGTCGCCGAGCAGGAGCTCGCCGAGCTCGATGAGGCCCGCACCCAGGGCGCCGCCGAGCGCGATGAGCTGACCCAGGCGATTCATCGCCTGCGCGGCTCGATCGGAAGCCTCAATCGCGAGGGCCGGCTCCGCCTGCTCGACGCCTTCGAGCAGGTCGACCGCCACTTCCGGAGCCTTTTCACCACCCTGTTCGACGGCGGCCAGGCGCACCTCGCGCTGATCGACAGCGACGATCCGCTCGAGGCGGGTCTCGAGATCATGGCGCAGCCGCCCGGTAAGCGGCTCAGCGCCCTGTCGCTCCTCTCGGGCGGCGAGCAGGCGCTGACCGCGGTCGCGCTCATCTTCGCGCTGTTCCTGACCAAGCCTTCGCCGATCTGCGTGCTCGACGAAGTCGACGCCCCGCTCGACGACGCCAACGTGGAGCGCTTCTGCGACCTCCTTGTGCGGATGACCGCCGAAACCGACACCCGCTACCTCATCGTCACCCACAATGCGGTGACCATGAGCCGGATGCATCGCCTCTATGGTGTGACGATGGTCGAAAAGGGCGTCAGCCGGATCGTCTCGGTCGACCTCGGCGGCGCCGAGGAGCTGCTCGCAGCCGAGTAG
- a CDS encoding thioredoxin domain-containing protein, whose product MNKLMLGLAVSALALGASACKQEPTAQNDNPAAAPVQAPNGDWTKLVTQTTEGGMLMGNPQAKVKVVEFASMTCSHCADFSREGEPSLVEQYVKNGNVSFEFRNYVRDPLDMTASLITRCAGATPQFFTLTNALFADQKTVFEKLQSAPQDRLQALQTLPPGQQFQQMAQLSGLQEWAAQRGLPSGKTSQCLANQAEIDRLVQMLSDASTQYDIPGTPTFLVNGDVVDIKVGTPTWQQLEAGIKKAL is encoded by the coding sequence ATGAACAAGTTGATGTTGGGATTGGCTGTCAGCGCGCTCGCGCTCGGTGCTTCGGCCTGCAAGCAGGAGCCGACTGCCCAGAACGACAATCCCGCCGCCGCGCCGGTGCAGGCACCCAACGGCGACTGGACCAAGCTCGTCACCCAGACCACCGAGGGCGGGATGCTGATGGGCAATCCGCAGGCCAAGGTGAAGGTGGTCGAGTTCGCCTCGATGACCTGCTCGCACTGCGCCGACTTCTCGCGCGAGGGTGAGCCCAGCCTCGTCGAGCAATATGTGAAGAACGGCAATGTCAGCTTCGAATTCCGCAACTATGTGCGTGACCCGCTCGACATGACGGCGTCGCTGATCACCCGCTGCGCCGGCGCCACCCCGCAGTTCTTCACGCTGACGAACGCGCTTTTCGCCGACCAGAAGACCGTCTTCGAGAAGCTCCAGTCGGCGCCGCAGGATCGCCTGCAGGCGCTCCAGACTCTCCCGCCCGGGCAGCAGTTCCAGCAGATGGCGCAGCTCAGCGGGCTTCAGGAATGGGCCGCTCAGCGGGGCCTGCCGTCCGGCAAGACCAGCCAGTGCCTCGCCAACCAGGCCGAGATCGACCGGCTGGTGCAGATGCTGAGCGATGCCAGCACGCAATATGACATTCCCGGCACTCCGACCTTCCTTGTCAACGGCGACGTGGTCGACATCAAGGTGGGAACGCCGACCTGGCAGCAGCTCGAAGCCGGCATCAAGAAGGCGCTCTGA
- a CDS encoding DUF721 domain-containing protein, whose protein sequence is MSKKKPEPADAPRQNRARAAGELALDIGGLAFKRFGFIQGAVVSRWQEIVGERYARVSTPESIRFPAGKKGGGTLTLAVEGAHAPLLQHLGPMIIERVNRFFGYAAVEKVVFRHGAALRPAPRPPRPQPAPVPRELGDGLREIADPELRTVLENMAGAIAANAGPPRIVAAPFKLKPSPKRSDQDL, encoded by the coding sequence ATGTCGAAGAAAAAGCCCGAACCAGCCGACGCGCCCCGCCAGAACCGCGCCCGCGCGGCGGGCGAACTGGCGCTCGACATCGGCGGGCTCGCCTTCAAGCGCTTCGGCTTCATCCAGGGCGCAGTGGTCTCGCGCTGGCAGGAGATCGTCGGCGAGCGTTACGCCAGGGTCTCCACCCCCGAATCGATCCGCTTTCCGGCCGGCAAGAAGGGCGGCGGGACCCTGACCCTCGCGGTCGAGGGAGCCCACGCGCCTTTGCTCCAGCATCTCGGGCCGATGATCATCGAGCGGGTCAATCGCTTCTTCGGCTATGCCGCGGTCGAGAAGGTCGTCTTCCGCCACGGCGCCGCGCTCCGGCCCGCGCCGCGACCACCACGCCCGCAGCCCGCGCCAGTCCCGCGCGAGCTCGGCGACGGCCTGCGCGAGATTGCCGATCCCGAACTGCGGACCGTGCTCGAGAACATGGCCGGCGCGATCGCCGCCAATGCCGGGCCGCCGCGGATCGTCGCCGCCCCATTCAAGCTCAAACCATCGCCCAAACGGAGTGACCAGGACCTATGA
- a CDS encoding A/G-specific adenine glycosylase, with protein MDATAAALLLDHYDSARRDLPWRSDSPDPYRVWLSEVMLQQTTVATVTPRFLRFVERWPTVEALAAASDEEILGEWAGLGYYARARNLIACARKVAADGGFPVTEAGLRALPGLGAYTAAAVAAIAFGQPAVPIDTNVERVIARFYGLTERSAVPAAARAFFPGARNGDVAQALMDLGATLCRPRAPACPACPLWKHCQAAASGTPEAFPAPKVRKARPHRFGIAWWVRKDDHVWLVRRAQQGLLGGMAALPGPEWQDERPSANAIAIHRHGFTHFTLDLLVVPAAEPPDGEGWWQPLQGIADAGLPTLYARAIKAALTAEREPRLAA; from the coding sequence ATGGACGCCACCGCAGCCGCGCTGCTGCTCGACCATTATGATTCCGCTCGCCGCGACCTTCCCTGGCGGAGCGATTCGCCGGACCCCTACAGGGTGTGGCTGAGCGAAGTCATGCTCCAGCAGACCACCGTCGCCACCGTCACTCCGCGCTTCCTTCGCTTCGTCGAACGGTGGCCGACGGTCGAGGCGCTGGCGGCGGCGAGCGACGAGGAGATCCTCGGCGAGTGGGCCGGGCTCGGCTATTATGCACGGGCGCGCAATCTCATCGCCTGTGCCCGCAAGGTCGCCGCAGACGGCGGCTTTCCCGTCACGGAGGCTGGTCTCCGCGCACTTCCGGGGCTTGGCGCCTACACCGCGGCGGCGGTCGCGGCGATCGCCTTCGGCCAGCCGGCGGTACCGATCGACACCAATGTCGAGCGGGTGATCGCCCGCTTCTACGGCCTCACGGAGCGGAGCGCAGTGCCGGCGGCGGCCAGGGCCTTCTTCCCGGGGGCACGCAACGGCGACGTGGCGCAGGCGCTGATGGATCTCGGCGCGACCCTCTGTCGGCCAAGGGCGCCCGCCTGCCCCGCGTGCCCGCTTTGGAAGCACTGCCAAGCCGCGGCGAGCGGCACCCCCGAGGCCTTTCCCGCGCCCAAGGTTCGCAAGGCCCGCCCGCACCGCTTCGGAATCGCCTGGTGGGTGCGGAAGGATGATCACGTCTGGCTCGTCCGCCGCGCACAGCAGGGCTTGCTCGGCGGAATGGCCGCGCTGCCCGGGCCCGAGTGGCAGGATGAGCGGCCCTCGGCCAACGCGATCGCCATCCACCGCCACGGCTTCACTCATTTCACGCTCGATCTTCTGGTCGTGCCCGCAGCCGAACCGCCCGACGGCGAGGGCTGGTGGCAACCACTGCAAGGGATCGCCGACGCCGGCCTCCCGACCCTCTATGCGCGGGCGATCAAGGCCGCGCTGACCGCCGAACGGGAGCCGCGACTTGCCGCCTGA